The segment TAGTGAGTGGAGCGGATGATAAAATTGGCGTCAGCCAATCATCCGCGGAACGATGTTCGCACAGCGGAAAACGCGGCTTCGGTTCAACGCTTTGTTATCCCGCGTCTTCGGCACTAAACGAGCGGCATCATTCTACCGAAACATCTCGCAATTCCAAACATGGTGATTGGCAGCCAAATCGCGACGATTTGTGCAATTCGTAGTTCAATATTCGCTCTGCTTCCCGATTGGTGCTTTATTAGCTGCAGCATTGCAAGGACAGCCGGCATCAAAAAGAGCGTAATCAGTATGTTGAATGGGATCCTCCACCAGCCATATTCATACACGATGCCCGGAACCAATAGGACTGACAAAAGAGCCCCGATCCCAACGTGATAACGGGTCTTTAGAATACCCGGACAGACATCAGAATTGTAAACGCACGGTATCAAGAAAAGCAACGGCAACACCAAGATCGGAATTACCGATCGCCCCATTTCGCCAAACGGAATCAAGGCCGCGATCAATGATGCATAAGCGGTGGCAGCCAAGAGATGGATTATGCGAAATTGAATCATTCGAGCGGGATAACGCCCGCGTTAACCGAGACGCGGGTGAAAGGTATGTAGTGAGTGGAGCGGATGATAAAATTGGCGTCAGCCAATCATCCGCGAAACGATGTTCGCACAGCGGAAAACGCGGCTTCGGTTCAACGCTTTGTTATCCAGCGTGCCGCGTTCGGGCTTATATTTTATCTCGAAAGTCGACGAGAGGGCAAGTCTAAGCGAACGCGGACACGACGTCGACGCGCTGGCGGCGGCGTGAGGTTGCTGAATATTCATTGCCGAATGAGCACTCGTGTCGTTGTATTGCTGATGTCATCGAAAATGAGTATCGAATCGTCATGGATGGGCTGGGGCGCAAGCATTAGCCATGGACGCCATATCGCAGAATTGTGCAACGAAGCTGCCTGTCGATGTCGTTTTCCAACAGCAGAAATTGCGAAGACGGTTGACGGGCTGTCGCCCCATTTCATGGCGCTGAATGCCGATTTCTGGCAGGCGACGCATGCAGCTTGATGTCCCTCAATTGCAGCCATAAACCGCGAGCGACGATGATTCAATGCTAAGGCAAACGCGAATAGAGCGACTAGCACTAATAAATGACGAGTCGTCCAAGTCATGCAATACTTCGCCATTCCGTCCTCATGCAACCATTGGGATTTGAGCGGGATAACGCCCGCGTTAACCGAGCGGACCTGAAAACGTAAATTAGTGAAAATGGAGTCGGATACAATGGGAGCCTGCGACCATCCGGCGACTTGCCAACCACGAAGCCAACTCCGCTTCGGTTCAACGCATTGTTATCCAGCGGCGGATTTCACAGCCAACGAAATGTTTTCAATTAACTTTCTGTCAAAACTGCTGTCCATAATGATAGCAGCAGATATCAGTGGCACGACAATAAACCACAAAGCGAGAAAGGTCAGTGAGATAATCATGGATCGATGCAATCCATACGACAGTGTTGAATCTTGCGGCGACTCAGGATTGTACCTGACTGCGACAATCGTTGATTCCTGTAAAATATTGACGATGGCCGCGTGAGTTTCTCGATTCTTTGTGGATTCAAAACCATGAGCAATGGTGTAGCCATTAAAGCTCCGTCCAGCTACCGAATACGTGTAGTCTACTGTTGCCATGTAAGTCGGAGTTCCTTTGGATGTTGACGATTCAAGCACATCGGAACTGTTGACAACGCCCACGGCCGTTGGCCAGTCAGCGGCCTGCCAACAGGCCACCAAATTTGGGTATAGCTGGGAAAAAAGCGAGAGACCAGCCAACAAGAAAAGTGCCGCGACAGCTACGACAATCCACTGAAACATTCTACGCCTTGTTTGTGAAGCTGGATAACGTCCGCGTTAACCGAGCGGACCTAGAAATGTAAATTGGTGTAATCGGAGTCGGATATAATGGGAGCCTGCGACCATCCGGCGACAAACCAACCACGAAGCCCTCTCCGCTTCGGTTCAACGCATTGTTATCCAACGAAGCCATTCACCATATCCTAGCAACTTGACCAATCGACGTCGAGCATGCCCCAAGCATCCTACGGGATGATTCGCGAGCCACTAATGACTATCGAACCATCTGCTGATTCCGGCACATTGAAGTCAATATCCGCGTAGCTTGGAGAAGAGATTTTGTCGCGTCCTTGAAGCTCAATCTGTTCTGTTAGCTCCTGGATTTTGCGATTCCGCGTTGCCTCACGAGAAGCAAAGAATAGGACAGTGCAAGCGATCGCAGTAACCCAGAGCAGAGTGGAAATTCGGAATCGGATCATAATTTATGCGTCCGTGTGGTTTCATTGTTGCGGGCACTGATTGGGCCCGTTCGATCATGTCGTCCGCGCACTCCAGCCATAGTTGGATAACGTCCGCGTTAACCGAGCGGACCGAGAAATGTAAATTAGTGAAACTGGAGCCGGATACAATGGGAGCCTGCGACCATCCGGCGACTGGCCAACCACGAACCCATCTCCGCTTCGGTTCAACGCTTTGTTATCCGCGTGTCCGGTCCTGGCGTTCTTTAATTCTAGCGACCTGTCGCGGCGAAGTCGAGCACGTCGTCCGCATGATTCGAGCCTGCCAATTGCACGTCAGAGCGAGGTTGCGGATGAATGACGCCTTAAATCAAATTGACTTTGCCAATGCGTGCTGCCTTTACGCCTGCATTCGTTTAGTTGTCGAATACGTCCGCGCAAGGGCTGCATGCCATCACGCTGCCAACTGAATTTTCCTGCATGTCACAAGCCTGTCGACGCAAGATAGTTCCGCAGGATAACGCCCGCGTTAACCGAGGCGTCGAATGGGTTTGAATTAGTGAAAATTGTCGTCGGATATAATGGGAGGTACGACCATCCGACGACTTGGCCAACCCTAGCGATTTGGACGCTTCGGTTCAACGCTTTGTTATCCAACGTTGCCCACTAGCGAGTCACCTCAAGTATGTACGTGGTCTTCCGTCTCATTTTATTGTATGTGTACAGGTCTGTCACGCCAATACGTTTCGCGGTCACGATGAATTCACTGGCCCTTTTGAATTCTGCAGCGACAATGTCCGGATTTTCTATCACGAGTTCGGGCATTCCGGATTGATTTGAAATTGCGCGAGATTCGCCGAGCGGAATTGTCATGGGTATCGTTTTGCCGCGTGTATTTCGGTCCACATCATTCCAAAACATCCCGCATAGAAAAGCAGCGCAAGTCGGAGTGCACCAAAGAAGCGTTGAAATCGATATTCTTAGTAAGCGATTTGTACGTGGTTTCGGCATCCGTTGCCTTCGCAGGTATATGGGAACTGACGTTTTGATTGAGTTGGATAACGTCCGCGTTAACCGAGACGCGGCAGAAAGGTGTGCAGTGAGTGGAGCGGATGATACAATGCGAGGTACGAGCATCATCCGCGGAACGACGTTTTGACCAGCGCCAAACGCGGCTTCGGTTCAACGCTTTGTTATCCTGCGAATAGCGTCCCGAGCTCGGTTTCGATCGAGTACGCATTGCCGGTGAGTTTGCATTATTGCTCGCCATCGAAGGAAATGCAAACACAGCATTTGCACGTCGGCGCGACGATCATTGAATCGTTTTGAGCGTTCAGTTTCTCAGGCAGTGAAACGGCAAAATGCACGTCGTAGCGCGTTGCCGCATGTCGACGCAACGATCGTTGAACTGGTTTGAGTTGCCAATCCGTTTTGTCCAAGCCATACAGAATGCACGTCGGCACGCGTTCGGGTTTGATGAACCACCAAGACGCTTTCGATCGAGTGCGACTTCGAACGTGCAAGATCTACACTCAAGCCACCATCTGCGAAGCCAATTCGATAAAGCTTTCGCTGGATAACGACCAAGATCACCGAGCCGGGACAAGTGATCATCTATTCCAAGCAGCACGCAAGACCCGGCTTCGCGTGCATCGTATTGTTATCCGGCATTTGCGAGTGTACCTACTTCGCGGCGGATTGAATTATAAATATTTTTTTCACGTCATCTACGCACATGGCATTCTCATAGCTGCCATTGACACTCTTCTTAAACGTCCCGTCATCGTTGACAGAGTCAAATTCATATTTCCTATTTGCGTCCCGCAAGGGGAACCACGAAATATTCGCGCGTTCATCAAACAGTCCGGCGAAACTTAAGTCAGACACGCCATCTGGATCAGCCTCAAGGTGAAACGTTCGTATGATCTCATTCAGTTCGTCTTCCGTAGTGTAACTAGCCTTCACCATGTAAAAGGCATCCATCCCGGTAGTGTCGCTAAAGGTTTCGAGTATTGCGACGTTGCTGGGCAATTTGCCAGCGAGAGAGTACTTGGGACTGGGCGTGAAACTGCAGGCGGCACCAGCCAGCGACAGGCATGCCAGAAGACAGCAAAACACGCGCACGGTTCTCATTGGTGAGTTTGCCCTCGGTTGGGTTGAGCGGGATAACGCCCGCGTTAACCGAGCGGACCTAGAAGTGTTAGTTTGCCGGAAAATGTCGTCGGATACAATGGGAGGTCACGACCATCCGACGACGGAATGGCCGAGCAATATACGCCGCTTCGGTTCAACGCATTGTTATCCTGCGGATTCTCCATTTGCGATCGACGAGGAGTACGCCTCCTTTGCACTCCAGTATTCCATAGTCGCTACACCGATTGGAGGCATTGCGCTGCACCACAATCTAACAAGTTTGTCTTCGCGAAAGTAGAGATAACCTTCTGTCGCCACAGTCCAGTTTTTGCCATCTCCGTAATTGTCGCACATGAATTTGAGATCTGGCGCAGGGAAGGATTTCTCAGGAAAATAGACGATGCAGTGGATTTGACCTCGCCATTCCCACGCGACACATCCATGGAACGGTGAGACATCAAATGTGTATTCAGTCGATTCTGGTAAGCTGTCACTCTTGCAAACTTCGAATGGGTCACCGTAGAGAGCAATGGCGTCGCTCAATGAACTGCCAAGCGGGAGTGCGTCGTGTCTATCGAGTCGTTCGGCACCGAACAGTTTTAGCACGAGCAATAGTAAGTATGACAATAAAGTTCGCATGAGAACGTTTTGAGCAGGATAACGCCCGCGTTAACCGAGACGCGGCGAAAAGGTAAGTAGTGAGTGGAGCGGATGATAAAATGCGAGGAACGAGCATCATCCGCGGAACAATGTTCGCACAGCGGAAAACGCGGCTTCGGTTCAACGCTTTGTTATCCACCGTCAAGCAGTACGAAACGCTTGCCATCCCATTGAAACACGAGTTCACAATGCACGAAGCGTTCAGGGTAGCTCAAGCGTTGATTGATTTCAACAATCATTTGTTTTTCGGTTGTATCCAAGCGATAGTTAACCAGGCAACTCGAGTCGGTATTGCCGCCACCGTTTAGTCGACCTGAGACGTAGTACTCTCCCCACGAATCATTGAAGTTCGCGTCCACACTAAAATTGTATTTGAATGAACTATTTCCAAATCTGTCATCAAAATTTACCGAGAGTAGTTTTTGATCGATGTAGGTTTCGAATTGGCCCGGCCGTCCAGTCGGGACGTTTTGTAAAACGACAGGACGACAATTGACGCCTGAGAGTCGATCAAACTGAGGTCGAGATTGCCAATCGGGGGAATACTCGCGGTCACATACAAGAAACGATTCACTGGATGCATCGGTTCGATAACCGTAATCTAGCCACGCGAGAGCACCAAGACCGGCGGCCAAGACGGCCGTCCAGTAGAAGATGCTCCGCGTCGT is part of the Mariniblastus fucicola genome and harbors:
- a CDS encoding polyprenyl synthetase family protein encodes the protein MRTVRVFCCLLACLSLAGAACSFTPSPKYSLAGKLPSNVAILETFSDTTGMDAFYMVKASYTTEDELNEIIRTFHLEADPDGVSDLSFAGLFDERANISWFPLRDANRKYEFDSVNDDGTFKKSVNGSYENAMCVDDVKKIFIIQSAAK
- a CDS encoding pilus assembly protein N-terminal domain-containing protein, yielding MMLVPRIVSSAPLTAHLSAASRLTRTLSNSIKTSVPIYLRRQRMPKPRTNRLLRISISTLLWCTPTCAAFLCGMFWNDVDRNTRGKTIPMTIPLGESRAISNQSGMPELVIENPDIVAAEFKRASEFIVTAKRIGVTDLYTYNKMRRKTTYILEVTR
- a CDS encoding DUF3592 domain-containing protein; this encodes MFQWIVVAVAALFLLAGLSLFSQLYPNLVACWQAADWPTAVGVVNSSDVLESSTSKGTPTYMATVDYTYSVAGRSFNGYTIAHGFESTKNRETHAAIVNILQESTIVAVRYNPESPQDSTLSYGLHRSMIISLTFLALWFIVVPLISAAIIMDSSFDRKLIENISLAVKSAAG